The Lacrimispora xylanolytica genome has a segment encoding these proteins:
- a CDS encoding helix-turn-helix domain-containing protein produces MDAELEQFIKSYSNASICVQGVYHYAIEPGSSGRQKTAPFRGFIFPISGRAQYAFDGTLYTTDSRKIIHGVPDMMLDKLVLGNRRWEYISVFYDITGKKPEGEFLPDTHFELTVGHSPRLNGLLWRLRRAFSEPGALSSFQSEVLFRCILEEMFISAASQTSDSSHMLFKSVRSYIHDYYMEGLTVGGLAEQNGVTANRLFYVFRSYAGMGPGDYLLRYRLNRAKEILITSDALISDVARGVGYDDPLYFSRLFKKQFGITPSGFREKFRNNPCPS; encoded by the coding sequence ATGGATGCAGAATTAGAACAGTTTATAAAAAGCTACTCCAATGCCTCTATATGTGTACAAGGGGTTTATCACTATGCAATAGAGCCAGGATCTTCCGGCAGACAGAAAACGGCCCCATTTCGTGGATTTATATTTCCCATCAGCGGAAGGGCGCAGTATGCCTTTGATGGAACTCTCTATACCACAGATTCCCGGAAAATCATTCATGGTGTGCCGGATATGATGTTAGACAAGCTTGTTCTGGGAAATAGAAGGTGGGAATACATATCTGTTTTTTATGACATAACAGGGAAGAAGCCGGAGGGAGAGTTTCTTCCTGATACCCATTTTGAACTGACGGTTGGGCATAGCCCCAGGCTGAACGGTCTTTTATGGCGTCTTCGCAGAGCTTTTTCAGAACCCGGGGCCCTTTCTTCCTTTCAGTCAGAAGTGTTGTTTCGCTGCATTTTGGAGGAAATGTTTATCAGTGCTGCGAGCCAGACAAGTGACAGCTCCCATATGCTTTTTAAATCTGTCCGTTCCTATATTCACGATTATTATATGGAGGGGCTGACGGTAGGAGGACTGGCGGAACAAAATGGAGTGACTGCAAACCGTTTGTTTTATGTATTTCGAAGCTATGCCGGAATGGGGCCGGGAGATTATCTTCTCCGGTACCGCTTAAATCGTGCAAAGGAAATTCTCATTACAAGTGATGCTTTAATCAGTGACGTTGCCCGGGGAGTTGGTTACGATGATCCACTGTATTTTAGCAGGTTATTTAAAAAGCAGTTTGGAATAACACCCAGCGGCTTTCGTGAGAAATTCAGGAATAATCCATGTCCATCTTAG
- a CDS encoding uracil-xanthine permease family protein produces MSNKEKLTTRDYLLSIQHLFAMFGATVLVPLLTGLNPSLALFSAGVGTLIFHCCTKFKVPVFLGSSFAFLAAVSSIIRPEGTVIPENVPLAQGGIIFAGLVYLFFSLLVFIVGSDKIKRIFPPVVTGPVIVVIGINLASTAINDATGNLSLADGMTPAIALNLGIALFTLLVVILCSIFAHGFFKLVPILIGIAAGYLLCIILGSLGVFHMDYSAITSAAWINIPYVTKDLNGVAFMTVPKFSLGAILSIAPIACVTFMEHIGDITTNGTVVGKDFLKDPGLHRTLMGDGVATLFAGFTGGPANTTYAENTGVLATTKNYNPRLLRITAVFAIILGLFGKMGAILQTIPGPVKGGVEIMLFGMIAAVGIRSLAESDLDFTHSRNLSIVGLILVFGLGFGQIGGLNAEIGSVTLNISGLFIAVVVGVIMNLILPETPDTTRDSRKDK; encoded by the coding sequence ATGAGTAATAAAGAAAAACTCACCACGCGAGATTATCTGCTCAGTATCCAGCATCTGTTCGCTATGTTTGGCGCAACCGTACTGGTTCCTTTGCTGACTGGTCTCAACCCATCGCTGGCACTATTTTCTGCAGGCGTTGGTACCTTAATATTCCACTGCTGTACTAAATTTAAGGTTCCTGTGTTTCTTGGTTCTTCCTTCGCATTTCTGGCCGCCGTTAGCTCTATCATCCGCCCGGAAGGAACCGTGATTCCAGAGAACGTACCTTTAGCACAGGGTGGAATTATTTTTGCCGGTTTAGTCTATCTTTTCTTTTCCCTTCTTGTTTTTATCGTAGGTTCGGACAAGATTAAGAGGATATTCCCTCCGGTAGTAACAGGTCCTGTCATTGTAGTAATCGGAATTAACCTTGCAAGCACGGCAATCAATGATGCTACCGGCAACCTAAGCCTTGCCGACGGAATGACTCCAGCCATAGCGTTAAACCTGGGAATTGCCTTATTTACCCTGCTTGTAGTAATCCTATGCTCTATCTTCGCACACGGATTCTTTAAGCTTGTCCCGATTCTTATCGGAATTGCGGCAGGTTATTTGTTGTGCATAATTTTAGGAAGCTTAGGCGTCTTTCACATGGACTATTCCGCCATTACATCTGCAGCCTGGATCAACATTCCTTATGTAACCAAAGATCTAAATGGAGTAGCTTTCATGACAGTTCCAAAATTCAGCCTGGGAGCAATTCTCTCCATCGCACCGATTGCCTGTGTTACGTTTATGGAGCACATCGGTGACATTACTACCAATGGAACAGTCGTAGGAAAAGACTTCTTAAAAGATCCCGGACTCCACCGCACTCTTATGGGTGATGGTGTTGCAACTCTTTTTGCAGGTTTCACAGGCGGTCCAGCTAATACTACTTATGCGGAAAACACTGGAGTGCTTGCAACTACAAAGAACTATAACCCAAGACTTCTTCGTATTACCGCAGTGTTTGCAATCATTTTAGGTCTATTTGGAAAAATGGGCGCAATTCTTCAGACCATACCCGGTCCTGTAAAAGGCGGCGTTGAAATCATGCTCTTTGGTATGATTGCTGCCGTAGGTATCCGTTCTCTTGCCGAATCAGATTTGGATTTTACACATAGCAGAAATTTATCCATTGTTGGACTTATTCTGGTGTTTGGTCTTGGATTTGGCCAGATCGGCGGTCTTAATGCAGAGATCGGTTCTGTTACTTTAAACATTTCAGGCCTTTTCATCGCAGTTGTAGTAGGTGTCATTATGAACCTGATTCTGCCGGAAACCCCTGATACAACAAGAGATTCAAGAAAGGACAAATAA
- the upp gene encoding uracil phosphoribosyltransferase, with translation MDNVTVFTHPLIQHKISILRDKRTGTNEFRALIEEIAMLMGFEALRDLPLQDVEVETPIETCMTPMIAGKKMAIVPILRAGLGMVNGILALVPSAKVGHIGLYRDEVTHEPHEYYCKLPSPIEQRTIVVTDPMVATGGSAVEAINFIKQYGGKHIKFMCIIAAPEGLKKLQEAHPDIQIYVGHLDRGLNENAYICPGLGDAGDRIFGTK, from the coding sequence ATGGACAATGTAACCGTTTTTACCCACCCCCTGATTCAGCACAAAATTTCTATCTTAAGAGATAAAAGAACAGGCACCAATGAATTCCGTGCTCTTATTGAAGAAATTGCTATGCTGATGGGCTTTGAAGCCTTAAGAGATCTCCCTTTACAGGATGTAGAAGTAGAGACTCCAATCGAAACCTGCATGACTCCAATGATTGCCGGCAAGAAAATGGCAATCGTACCAATTCTCCGCGCAGGACTGGGTATGGTAAATGGTATTTTGGCTCTGGTTCCTTCTGCAAAAGTAGGACACATCGGCTTATACCGGGACGAAGTGACTCACGAGCCTCACGAGTATTACTGTAAGCTTCCAAGCCCAATCGAACAGAGAACCATCGTTGTCACAGATCCTATGGTAGCGACCGGCGGTTCTGCAGTTGAAGCAATCAATTTCATCAAGCAGTACGGCGGCAAACACATTAAATTCATGTGTATCATTGCTGCTCCAGAAGGCTTAAAGAAGCTTCAGGAAGCTCATCCTGATATTCAGATTTATGTAGGACATTTAGACCGTGGATTAAATGAGAATGCCTACATCTGTCCAGGACTTGGCGATGCAGGCGATCGTATTTTCGGAACAAAATAG
- a CDS encoding MFS transporter — MFTFKLRKEENHEAAIDRKALIFGLMMVFLCGLGFSIITPVIPFLVAPYVKSPEEQAIMVTLLTSVYAACVFLAAPGLGALSDRYGRRPLLLACLLGSAAGYIVFGIGGALWVLFAGRIIEGITGGSISTIFAYFADITPREQRTKYFGWVSAVTGTGFAIGPAIGGLLARFGYSVPMFFGAAITLLNFGFGIFFMPESLHKGLRSEIISLASLNPLKQLMNVLSMKKLKRLLISAFLLWIPNGSLQAVFSQFIIDTFHWQPVIIGLMFSIIGIQDIISQGFIMPRLLKKCSDMQIVILGMSSEILGYCLIAVSALFSFYPFFILGMFVFGFGDSIFGPSFNGMISKSVESSEQGRVQGGSQAIQSLARIAGPVIGGQLYVLLGHVSPALMGVVLITGALLVLGRKERVYNHLTT, encoded by the coding sequence ATGTTTACATTTAAATTGCGAAAAGAAGAAAATCATGAAGCAGCGATAGATAGAAAGGCTTTGATCTTTGGCCTTATGATGGTATTTCTTTGTGGATTAGGGTTTAGTATTATAACCCCTGTAATTCCGTTTTTAGTAGCACCATATGTTAAATCCCCCGAAGAACAGGCAATTATGGTCACGCTTTTAACTTCCGTTTATGCCGCTTGTGTTTTTCTGGCTGCTCCGGGCTTAGGAGCTTTAAGCGACAGGTATGGGCGCAGGCCCTTGCTGTTAGCTTGCCTTTTAGGATCGGCAGCCGGTTATATTGTTTTTGGTATAGGAGGCGCATTATGGGTATTATTTGCCGGGCGCATCATTGAAGGAATAACAGGTGGCAGCATAAGTACTATTTTTGCTTATTTTGCAGACATCACTCCCAGAGAGCAAAGAACTAAATACTTTGGGTGGGTAAGTGCGGTCACTGGAACTGGTTTTGCCATAGGGCCTGCCATAGGAGGATTGCTCGCCAGGTTTGGTTATTCGGTACCTATGTTCTTTGGAGCTGCCATTACCTTGTTGAACTTTGGATTTGGAATCTTTTTTATGCCTGAAAGTCTTCATAAAGGTCTCAGATCTGAAATAATTTCTCTTGCAAGCTTAAATCCTCTTAAGCAGCTTATGAATGTATTGTCTATGAAAAAATTGAAACGGCTTTTGATCTCTGCTTTTTTACTTTGGATACCCAATGGATCACTACAGGCGGTTTTTTCACAATTCATCATAGATACCTTCCATTGGCAGCCAGTAATCATAGGACTCATGTTTTCCATTATTGGGATACAGGATATTATATCCCAAGGTTTTATCATGCCAAGGCTTCTAAAAAAGTGCAGTGATATGCAAATTGTAATTCTTGGGATGAGTTCTGAGATATTAGGGTATTGTTTGATTGCAGTATCCGCCTTGTTTTCCTTCTATCCCTTTTTCATTTTAGGTATGTTTGTCTTTGGATTTGGTGATTCCATTTTTGGACCATCCTTTAATGGTATGATTTCTAAGTCGGTGGAATCAAGCGAACAGGGGAGAGTGCAGGGTGGGAGCCAGGCCATACAATCCCTGGCAAGAATTGCAGGACCGGTCATTGGGGGCCAGCTCTATGTATTGCTTGGCCATGTATCACCAGCCTTAATGGGAGTGGTTTTAATCACCGGGGCTTTACTGGTATTGGGCCGGAAGGAACGTGTATACAATCATCTTACAACATAA